A genomic window from Caloramator mitchellensis includes:
- a CDS encoding zinc-ribbon domain-containing protein, with protein sequence MADKKLNCVDCGKEFVFTEGEQAFYKEKGFENEPKRCPDCRRAKKAEKRNFNR encoded by the coding sequence ATGGCAGACAAGAAGTTAAACTGTGTAGACTGTGGAAAGGAATTCGTTTTCACTGAAGGAGAACAAGCTTTCTACAAGGAAAAAGGATTCGAAAACGAACCAAAGAGATGCCCAGATTGCAGAAGAGCAAAGAAAGCTGAAAAGAGAAACTTCAACAGATAA
- a CDS encoding methyl-accepting chemotaxis protein, with translation MKKISIKVKMLSIFVAVVLLSMSVLGFMAYSVAKKSLTELGERALKNKVNMAIAFMEILEKNIQEGKLTREEAQEEFKSKMLNPKKDDGKTRGLNEKLELGISAYIFAINSQGVEMMHPFKEGDDISKAVDPKGNNIAKLIIDEGRNPKNNGIIHFYWQNPGENVVRAKTNAVGYFAPWDWYINVGAYDEDFYKAAKTVLNMIIIISLINLIVGSLFILWYLSKRLDPLNKLSLSMKEVKNGNLNISVDIKSNDEIAEIQRNFIDMVKTQKNIIEKIKITANDVLEKAEGLSAISEEMSSSSQEVAKTMQQVAEGSSSQANDLQDVAELMNKLTNSIENVYKELKNVNEETVNTAGKADTGKKEMDELIKSIDDIKNAFERVNIKINGLTNSVKEIGNITNVINSISEQTNLLALNAAIEAARAGEAGRGFAVVADEVRKLAEESKKSTDEINELINSIQNDTIEVTKTSDEVENFIIYQSTSVKNTVESFEEILNSIEKIVPKIAVVFEKMDEMNKAKEEVVVKVDSVSAITEENSAASEEVAASSEELSASSQEVAATSQSLTSTALDLSRTIDNFKL, from the coding sequence ATGAAAAAAATCAGTATCAAGGTCAAGATGTTGTCGATATTTGTAGCAGTAGTTTTATTAAGCATGTCTGTTCTTGGATTTATGGCATATTCAGTTGCAAAAAAATCATTAACAGAATTAGGTGAAAGAGCTTTAAAAAACAAGGTAAACATGGCGATAGCTTTTATGGAAATTTTGGAGAAAAACATTCAAGAGGGAAAGCTTACCAGAGAAGAAGCACAGGAAGAGTTTAAATCAAAGATGCTTAATCCTAAAAAGGATGATGGAAAGACAAGAGGTTTGAATGAAAAGTTAGAGCTAGGTATAAGTGCGTATATATTTGCTATAAACAGCCAGGGAGTTGAAATGATGCATCCTTTTAAAGAAGGAGATGACATATCAAAGGCTGTAGATCCAAAGGGAAATAATATAGCTAAATTGATAATTGACGAAGGTAGAAATCCCAAAAACAATGGAATTATTCATTTCTATTGGCAAAATCCTGGGGAAAATGTAGTTAGGGCTAAAACAAATGCCGTTGGTTATTTTGCCCCATGGGATTGGTATATCAATGTAGGCGCATATGATGAAGATTTTTATAAGGCAGCAAAGACTGTGTTGAATATGATAATAATCATATCTTTAATAAATTTAATAGTTGGTTCACTGTTTATATTATGGTATTTAAGCAAGAGGTTAGATCCATTGAACAAATTATCCCTATCGATGAAGGAAGTTAAAAATGGCAACCTGAATATAAGCGTCGACATAAAATCAAACGATGAGATAGCTGAAATTCAAAGAAACTTTATAGACATGGTTAAAACCCAAAAGAACATAATAGAAAAAATAAAGATTACCGCTAATGATGTCCTTGAAAAGGCTGAGGGTCTTTCAGCTATTTCAGAAGAGATGTCATCTTCATCCCAGGAAGTTGCAAAAACAATGCAGCAGGTTGCGGAAGGTTCATCTTCACAGGCTAACGATTTACAGGATGTTGCTGAATTGATGAACAAACTTACAAATAGCATTGAAAATGTATATAAAGAATTAAAAAATGTAAATGAAGAAACTGTTAATACAGCTGGCAAGGCTGATACTGGTAAGAAAGAAATGGACGAGCTTATCAAATCTATCGATGACATTAAGAATGCCTTTGAAAGAGTGAATATAAAGATTAATGGATTAACAAATTCAGTTAAAGAAATAGGTAATATAACAAATGTTATAAATTCAATTTCAGAACAAACAAACCTATTGGCACTAAATGCAGCAATAGAGGCTGCAAGGGCAGGAGAAGCTGGCAGAGGTTTTGCTGTAGTTGCTGATGAAGTTAGAAAACTGGCAGAAGAATCTAAAAAATCAACAGATGAAATTAATGAACTTATAAATTCGATACAAAACGATACTATTGAAGTCACAAAAACATCAGATGAAGTTGAAAACTTCATAATTTATCAATCTACGTCAGTTAAAAATACTGTTGAATCGTTTGAAGAAATATTAAATTCGATTGAGAAGATTGTGCCTAAGATAGCTGTTGTTTTTGAAAAAATGGATGAGATGAATAAAGCTAAGGAAGAAGTGGTTGTTAAGGTTGATAGTGTAAGTGCGATTACAGAAGAAAATAGTGCAGCGTCTGAGGAAGTTGCGGCATCTTCAGAAGAATTGTCCGCATCTTCACAGGAGGTTGCAGCAACATCCCAGAGCTTGACCTCAACCGCATTGGATTTATCAAGAACTATAGATAATTTTAAACTATAA